Proteins from a genomic interval of Microbacterium phyllosphaerae:
- a CDS encoding MFS transporter, which translates to MNPSTESRGAAKWALLSLAIGSFGIGMTEFVVMGLLPNIAGELLPTLWASSPEDALSQAGWLISLYALGVVVGAPTIAGFVARYPRHRVMIGLAVALTVFNALTVFLPTFELVGASRFLAGLPHGAYFGIGALVAAEVMGPGNRAKGVAFILTGLTVANVVGVPLGTFLGQLWGWRAAFAVVALVFALATVCIIFFVPEHPGSPGRTMREELGVFRIPQVWFTLGVGAIGFGGFFAVYSYIAPLVTEVAGSPEWAVPIILVLMGLGMTAGNLVGGHLADIDLRRTLLWGLAAMAVVFALLALLAFWIVTLALLVFVVGFVSSVLSPTIQTRLMDVAGDNQSIAAAMNHSALNIGNSLGAFLGGIVIAGGWGFTAPAWTGAALAIAGLLIALLSYRAEARTPAFASA; encoded by the coding sequence GTGAATCCCTCGACTGAATCGAGGGGTGCGGCGAAGTGGGCGCTCCTCTCCCTCGCCATCGGCAGCTTCGGCATCGGCATGACCGAGTTCGTCGTCATGGGCCTGCTGCCCAACATCGCAGGCGAGCTGCTGCCCACGCTCTGGGCCAGCAGCCCCGAAGACGCTCTGAGCCAGGCCGGATGGTTGATCTCGCTCTACGCGCTCGGCGTCGTGGTCGGTGCGCCGACCATCGCGGGCTTCGTCGCGCGTTACCCGCGGCACCGCGTGATGATCGGCCTCGCGGTGGCGCTCACGGTCTTCAACGCGCTCACGGTGTTCCTGCCGACCTTCGAGCTCGTCGGCGCCTCGCGGTTCCTCGCGGGACTGCCGCACGGTGCGTACTTCGGAATCGGGGCGCTCGTCGCCGCCGAGGTCATGGGGCCCGGCAACCGTGCGAAGGGTGTCGCGTTCATCCTCACGGGTCTCACGGTGGCGAACGTCGTCGGTGTGCCCCTCGGAACCTTCCTCGGCCAGCTGTGGGGGTGGCGGGCGGCCTTCGCCGTCGTCGCCCTCGTGTTCGCGCTGGCGACGGTCTGCATCATCTTCTTCGTCCCGGAGCACCCGGGGTCGCCGGGACGGACCATGCGCGAGGAGCTCGGCGTCTTCCGCATCCCCCAGGTCTGGTTCACGCTCGGCGTGGGCGCGATCGGCTTCGGCGGATTCTTCGCGGTCTACAGCTACATCGCACCCCTGGTGACCGAAGTCGCCGGTTCGCCCGAATGGGCCGTGCCGATCATCCTGGTGCTGATGGGGCTGGGCATGACAGCCGGAAACCTCGTCGGCGGTCACCTCGCCGACATCGACCTCCGCAGGACTCTGCTCTGGGGACTCGCCGCGATGGCCGTCGTCTTCGCGCTCCTCGCCCTGCTCGCGTTCTGGATCGTCACCCTCGCCCTGCTCGTGTTCGTGGTCGGCTTCGTCTCCTCGGTCCTGTCGCCGACCATCCAGACCCGCCTCATGGACGTCGCCGGAGACAACCAGTCGATCGCGGCGGCCATGAACCACTCGGCGCTCAACATCGGCAACAGCCTCGGCGCCTTCCTCGGTGGCATCGTGATCGCCGGCGGCTGGGGCTTCACGGCTCCCGCGTGGACCGGAGCGGCGCTCGCCATCGCCGGGCTGCTGATCGCCCTGCTGTCGTACCGGGCAGAGGCCCGCACGCCGGCCTTCGCCTCGGCGTGA
- a CDS encoding NUDIX hydrolase, producing MTDPDDLPAAGTAVLLREGADGVEVLLMRRPDRGSFPGAWVFPGGKLEPVDRVDGAPEQDDARRAAIRETLEEVGLVITDPVVLSRWQPPVEAPVRIRTWFFLASDPRGAMRFSTDEVVDATWIAPSEALQRHATGEWALFPPTWMTLRELVRVESVESALASGGAARHFSTRVVETDQGIAYEWDGLRLETYSRPWRLRET from the coding sequence GTGACCGACCCAGACGACCTCCCCGCCGCAGGCACGGCCGTGCTGTTGCGTGAGGGTGCCGACGGTGTCGAGGTGCTGCTGATGCGCCGACCCGACCGTGGATCCTTCCCCGGTGCCTGGGTCTTCCCCGGCGGCAAGCTCGAACCGGTCGATCGTGTCGACGGAGCGCCGGAGCAGGACGACGCTCGCCGTGCCGCCATCCGCGAGACCCTCGAAGAGGTCGGCCTGGTCATCACCGATCCGGTGGTGCTGTCACGATGGCAGCCGCCCGTCGAGGCGCCCGTCCGCATCAGGACCTGGTTCTTCCTCGCGAGCGACCCTCGTGGGGCGATGCGGTTCTCGACCGATGAGGTCGTCGACGCGACGTGGATCGCCCCGTCCGAGGCGCTGCAACGGCATGCGACAGGGGAGTGGGCGCTGTTCCCACCCACCTGGATGACGCTTCGCGAACTCGTCCGAGTCGAGAGCGTCGAATCGGCCCTCGCCTCCGGCGGTGCAGCGCGGCACTTCTCGACGAGGGTCGTCGAGACCGACCAGGGCATCGCCTACGAATGGGACGGTCTGCGCCTCGAGACGTATTCGCGGCCGTGGAGGCTGCGCGAGACCTAG
- the metX gene encoding homoserine O-acetyltransferase MetX, which translates to MDWQTTSEDTVPSAPVTEADVRLLRARPPATGAWRDGDPAGGRQFASSGPFRTESGSELPGVRLAYETWGELNPARDNAILVLHALTGDSHVRGDAEAGHPTAGWWNDIVGPGAPVDTDRWFVIAPNMLGGCQGSTGPASIAPSGYEWASRFPYLTIRDQVAAQVRLADALGIDAWAAVIGGSMGGMHALEWAVSHPERVERLAVLSSPPVTTADQIALNTVQLETIRMDPRFQGGEYYDLADGDGPHRGLALARRMALLNYRSPIELNQRFQRSWQSGVSPLGHGGRFAVESYLDFHGNKFTRRFDANSYITVVEAMNSHDVGRDRGGVEEALRTVTATTLVLGIDSDRLFPVEGQHRIARSIPNTLDGTEAVVLTSDFGHDGFLIETEAVGGHLRRLLAS; encoded by the coding sequence ATGGACTGGCAGACGACCTCGGAAGACACGGTGCCCTCGGCGCCCGTGACGGAGGCCGACGTGCGTCTGCTCCGCGCGCGACCACCCGCGACCGGAGCCTGGCGCGACGGCGACCCCGCCGGCGGGCGGCAGTTCGCCTCCTCCGGCCCTTTCCGCACCGAGAGCGGCTCGGAGCTCCCCGGCGTCCGCCTCGCCTACGAGACCTGGGGCGAGCTGAACCCGGCGCGCGACAACGCCATCCTCGTTCTGCATGCCCTCACCGGCGACAGCCATGTGCGCGGCGATGCCGAGGCGGGGCACCCCACAGCAGGCTGGTGGAACGACATCGTCGGACCGGGCGCACCGGTCGACACCGACCGGTGGTTCGTCATCGCGCCGAACATGCTGGGTGGATGCCAGGGCTCCACCGGACCCGCGAGCATCGCGCCGTCCGGATACGAGTGGGCATCGCGCTTCCCGTACCTGACCATCCGCGATCAGGTCGCGGCCCAGGTGCGGCTCGCCGACGCTCTCGGCATCGACGCCTGGGCGGCCGTCATCGGCGGCTCGATGGGTGGGATGCACGCGCTCGAGTGGGCGGTCTCACACCCCGAGCGCGTCGAACGGCTGGCGGTGCTCTCCTCTCCCCCCGTCACCACCGCCGATCAGATCGCACTCAACACTGTTCAGCTCGAGACCATCCGCATGGATCCGCGGTTCCAGGGCGGCGAGTACTACGACCTCGCCGACGGCGACGGGCCTCACCGCGGCCTCGCGCTCGCCCGCCGGATGGCGCTGCTGAACTATCGCAGCCCGATCGAGCTCAATCAGCGGTTCCAGCGCTCATGGCAGTCCGGGGTGTCTCCTCTCGGGCACGGCGGGCGCTTCGCCGTCGAGTCGTACCTCGACTTCCACGGCAACAAGTTCACCCGTCGATTCGATGCGAACAGCTACATCACCGTCGTCGAGGCGATGAACTCGCACGACGTCGGTCGCGACCGGGGCGGCGTCGAAGAGGCCCTGCGCACCGTGACCGCCACCACTCTCGTGCTCGGGATCGACAGTGACCGGCTGTTCCCCGTCGAGGGTCAGCACCGCATCGCGCGGAGCATCCCGAACACGCTCGACGGCACCGAGGCGGTCGTCCTGACCAGCGACTTCGGGCACGACGGCTTCCTCATCGAGACCGAGGCCGTGGGCGGGCACCTGCGCCGTCTGCTCGCGAGCTAG
- a CDS encoding endonuclease/exonuclease/phosphatase family protein: MIDVTTTPTSRRRSSARAGRVIAGVGVVILVLVVCVWVPGIVGTAAAAVLPWWGLALAILVALALVLARRVTLVLLAPILVWALAMLPSAPGLAAGAPAQSTPLEIVSQNVRAHSGGAAASAAELADMSADVIALTELDGDSLEAARETLAAAYPHSYAIGTVAVWSRYPIADAQALTLGLDWKRALRVVVNAPDGDLAVYVMHAASVRPGVQQERDTMLSGIADAVASDSAESIVVVGDFNAASADPALSAVRSRLDWVRPTDGTLGLTWPAALPLARIDHVFVRGLTVLESTTARVGNSDHLATVTTLAR, translated from the coding sequence ATGATCGACGTCACCACGACACCGACCTCGCGTCGACGATCGTCCGCGCGTGCGGGACGTGTGATCGCCGGCGTCGGCGTGGTGATCCTCGTCCTGGTCGTCTGCGTCTGGGTCCCCGGCATCGTCGGAACCGCTGCGGCGGCGGTGCTGCCGTGGTGGGGGCTCGCTCTCGCCATCCTCGTCGCCCTGGCACTGGTTCTGGCACGCCGCGTCACTCTGGTCCTCCTCGCGCCCATCCTCGTCTGGGCGCTCGCGATGCTGCCGTCCGCTCCCGGTCTCGCCGCGGGTGCTCCCGCCCAGAGCACGCCGCTCGAGATCGTGAGCCAGAACGTACGAGCGCACTCGGGTGGAGCGGCCGCCTCGGCGGCCGAGCTCGCCGACATGTCCGCCGACGTGATCGCCCTGACCGAGCTCGACGGCGACAGCCTCGAGGCCGCACGCGAGACCCTCGCCGCGGCCTATCCGCACTCGTACGCGATCGGAACGGTCGCCGTCTGGAGCCGGTATCCGATCGCGGATGCCCAGGCGCTGACACTCGGGCTCGACTGGAAACGCGCCTTGCGTGTCGTCGTGAACGCCCCGGACGGCGACCTCGCCGTCTATGTCATGCACGCCGCGTCCGTGCGTCCGGGTGTGCAGCAGGAGCGAGACACGATGCTCTCCGGCATCGCCGACGCCGTCGCCTCAGACTCTGCGGAGTCGATCGTTGTCGTGGGCGATTTCAACGCCGCGTCCGCCGACCCCGCGCTGAGCGCCGTCCGCTCGCGGCTCGACTGGGTCAGACCGACCGATGGCACTCTCGGTCTCACCTGGCCCGCCGCTCTGCCGCTCGCCCGTATCGATCATGTCTTCGTACGAGGGCTGACAGTGCTCGAGTCGACCACGGCACGGGTCGGGAACAGCGATCATCTCGCGACCGTCACGACCCTCGCCCGCTGA
- a CDS encoding bifunctional o-acetylhomoserine/o-acetylserine sulfhydrylase gives MSAPETWRFETKQIHSGAAPDPVTKARATPIYQTTSYVFDSADHAANLFALAEFGNIYTRIQNPTQDVLEQRLAALEGGTGALVLSSGQAASTFAVLNIAQAGDHIVSSSSIYGGTYNLFKYTLAKLGIEVTFVENQDDPEEWRRAVRPNTKLFFAETIGNPQINILDIRTVADVAHEGGVPLIVDNTIATPYLIRPFEHGADIVVHSVTKFLGGHGTTIGGAIIDGGTFEWSKNVERFPGLTEPDPSYHGASYTAAVGDPLAYIIKARVQLLRDLGSAIAPQSAWNLIQGIETLSLRIERHVQNAQEIAEWLDSRDDVASVNYSGLPSSPWYAKANQYAPKGVGAVLSFELKGGVEAGREFVNSLSLFSHLANIGDVRSLVIHPASTTHAQLTPEQQLTAGVTPGLVRLSVGIENIDDLKADLDEALAAARRVSEAARA, from the coding sequence ATGTCCGCACCCGAGACCTGGCGTTTCGAGACCAAGCAGATCCACTCCGGCGCTGCTCCCGACCCCGTGACCAAGGCCCGCGCCACGCCGATCTACCAGACCACGTCGTACGTGTTCGACAGCGCGGACCACGCGGCGAACCTCTTCGCGCTGGCCGAGTTCGGCAACATCTACACCCGCATCCAGAACCCGACCCAGGATGTCCTGGAGCAGCGCCTCGCAGCGCTCGAGGGGGGCACCGGTGCCCTCGTCCTCTCCAGCGGCCAGGCCGCGTCGACGTTCGCGGTGCTCAACATCGCTCAGGCCGGCGACCACATCGTGTCGTCGAGCTCGATCTACGGCGGCACGTACAACCTGTTCAAGTACACGCTGGCGAAGCTCGGCATCGAGGTCACCTTCGTCGAGAACCAGGACGACCCCGAAGAGTGGCGCCGCGCTGTCCGCCCGAACACGAAGCTCTTCTTCGCCGAGACCATCGGCAACCCGCAGATCAACATCCTCGACATCCGCACCGTCGCCGACGTGGCCCACGAGGGCGGCGTGCCGCTGATCGTCGACAACACGATCGCGACCCCGTACCTGATCCGCCCGTTCGAGCACGGTGCCGACATCGTCGTGCACTCCGTCACCAAGTTCCTCGGCGGCCACGGCACCACCATCGGCGGTGCGATCATCGACGGCGGCACGTTCGAGTGGTCGAAGAACGTCGAGCGGTTCCCCGGTCTCACCGAGCCCGACCCCTCCTACCACGGCGCCAGCTACACCGCGGCCGTCGGAGACCCGCTCGCGTACATCATCAAGGCGCGCGTGCAGCTGCTTCGCGACCTCGGGTCCGCCATCGCACCGCAGAGCGCCTGGAACCTCATCCAGGGCATCGAGACGCTGTCGCTGCGCATCGAGCGCCACGTGCAGAACGCCCAGGAGATCGCCGAGTGGCTCGACAGCCGCGACGACGTCGCCTCGGTCAACTACTCCGGCCTGCCCTCCTCCCCCTGGTACGCCAAGGCCAACCAGTACGCCCCCAAGGGCGTCGGCGCCGTGCTGTCGTTCGAACTGAAGGGCGGCGTGGAGGCCGGTCGCGAGTTCGTCAACAGCCTGTCGCTGTTCAGCCACCTCGCCAACATCGGTGACGTGCGCTCGCTCGTGATCCACCCGGCTTCGACCACGCACGCACAGCTCACGCCCGAGCAGCAGCTCACCGCCGGCGTCACGCCCGGCCTCGTGCGCCTGTCGGTCGGCATCGAGAACATCGACGACCTGAAGGCAGACCTCGACGAGGCGCTCGCCGCGGCTCGTCGCGTGTCGGAGGCCGCTCGCGCCTGA
- a CDS encoding TetR/AcrR family transcriptional regulator has product MTQRVPELVPLTPGGRRVLDAASTLFYERGIHAVGVDTIAEAAGVTKKTLYDRFGSKEALVVSYLQHRDARWRDHVAAELARVPEPGPDRVLAIFDAAISWSDENSPKGCSAINARAEIGAGNDDHPVFPEVSRQKIWLLEVFEELCAEAGMRDPRATAQAMMLLYEGAIVTVGMATFTEPFAIARTWAAALLTQD; this is encoded by the coding sequence ATGACGCAGCGCGTTCCGGAACTCGTCCCCCTCACACCGGGAGGACGACGCGTCCTCGACGCCGCCTCGACGCTGTTCTACGAGCGAGGCATCCATGCCGTCGGCGTCGACACGATCGCCGAGGCCGCCGGGGTCACCAAGAAGACTCTCTACGACCGGTTCGGGTCGAAGGAGGCTCTCGTGGTCTCGTACCTGCAGCACCGAGACGCCCGGTGGCGCGACCACGTGGCAGCAGAGCTCGCGCGGGTACCCGAGCCGGGACCGGACCGCGTACTCGCGATCTTCGATGCCGCGATCTCGTGGTCGGACGAGAACAGCCCGAAGGGCTGCAGCGCGATCAACGCACGCGCCGAGATCGGGGCCGGCAATGACGACCATCCGGTGTTCCCCGAGGTCTCCCGCCAGAAGATCTGGCTGCTCGAGGTGTTCGAGGAGCTCTGCGCCGAGGCCGGTATGCGTGATCCCCGCGCGACGGCGCAGGCGATGATGCTGCTGTACGAGGGCGCGATCGTCACGGTGGGCATGGCGACGTTCACCGAGCCGTTCGCGATCGCGCGCACCTGGGCGGCTGCGCTGCTGACGCAGGACTGA
- a CDS encoding EamA family transporter, whose protein sequence is MSKQIGLLRVMVTVAASVAFVVTWSSGFIIPAFATVDVSPLTLLVWRFVPLAVILLAVVLLTGAGRGVSGRDLRTQASIGVFAQFGYCVAVYGAVAAGIATGTVALIDAVQPLVVAVLVGPVLGLRVRGAQWVGLGSVRSACCSSCARSSGRLRRLPSPTCCRSSRWPA, encoded by the coding sequence ATGAGTAAACAGATCGGTCTACTTCGCGTCATGGTGACGGTCGCTGCGTCGGTGGCCTTCGTCGTGACCTGGAGCTCGGGCTTCATCATCCCGGCGTTCGCCACTGTCGACGTGTCGCCGCTGACGCTCCTCGTCTGGCGCTTCGTGCCGCTCGCCGTGATCCTCCTCGCCGTCGTCCTGCTCACCGGCGCGGGCAGGGGAGTGAGCGGTCGTGACCTGCGCACTCAGGCATCGATCGGAGTCTTCGCGCAGTTCGGATACTGCGTCGCCGTGTACGGCGCCGTCGCCGCGGGCATCGCGACGGGGACGGTCGCACTGATCGACGCCGTGCAGCCGCTCGTCGTGGCCGTGCTCGTCGGTCCGGTGCTCGGTCTGCGGGTGCGAGGTGCCCAGTGGGTGGGCCTGGGGTCGGTGCGGTCGGCGTGCTGCTCGTCGTGCGCTCGGAGTTCGGGTCGTCTGCGGCGCCTCCCGTCGCCTACCTGCTGCCGGTCGTCGCGATGGCCTGCCTGA
- a CDS encoding DMT family transporter, whose translation MLLVVRSEFGSSAAPPVAYLLPVVAMACLTVGTLLQRRSTVETGVLLTLTVHVTVTAVLLLVIAGVAGVLAPPSSASFWLAVVLTAVFPTLAAYGLYWWLLRRVGITALQALLFLIAPATSLAGGLLLGEPLTVVTVVGFLLCAVGVAVVLVGEAGRDDDDRKSRPEGVRPRSRPEHRTVETW comes from the coding sequence GTGCTGCTCGTCGTGCGCTCGGAGTTCGGGTCGTCTGCGGCGCCTCCCGTCGCCTACCTGCTGCCGGTCGTCGCGATGGCCTGCCTGACCGTCGGCACGCTCCTGCAGCGCAGATCGACCGTCGAGACCGGCGTGCTCCTGACCCTCACCGTGCACGTCACGGTGACAGCGGTGCTGCTGCTCGTCATCGCCGGGGTCGCGGGAGTCCTGGCCCCGCCGTCGTCGGCGTCGTTCTGGCTCGCGGTCGTGTTGACCGCTGTGTTCCCGACCCTGGCGGCATACGGCCTCTACTGGTGGCTCCTGCGCCGGGTGGGCATCACCGCCCTGCAGGCGCTGCTGTTTCTGATCGCGCCGGCGACCTCTCTCGCCGGTGGCCTCCTGCTGGGAGAGCCGCTCACCGTCGTCACGGTCGTCGGATTCCTCCTCTGTGCTGTGGGCGTCGCCGTCGTCCTCGTCGGCGAGGCGGGGAGAGACGATGACGACCGGAAATCACGACCCGAGGGCGTGCGCCCGCGATCCCGGCCGGAACATCGTACGGTGGAGACATGGTGA
- a CDS encoding SDR family oxidoreductase has protein sequence MVNRRAVVTGASSGIGEATVRALRARGWGVVGVARRASRLAALSEETGASTIACDLTDPDAVAALIGELEASGPVHALVQVAGGARGTDRVENASTDDWQWMYDANVLASQRLVAGLLPSLRRAAAADGHADTVFVTSTAAQVAYAGGGGYNAAKAAQSMLVHALRLELNGEPIRVAEIAPGMVHTEEFTLNRLGGDAVAAEAVYSGVEAPLRAEDVADVIAYALDAPGHVNLDLITMRPVAQSANHLLARGPLRVRPIN, from the coding sequence ATGGTGAACAGGCGTGCAGTGGTGACCGGTGCGAGCTCGGGAATCGGGGAGGCGACGGTGCGCGCTCTGCGCGCCCGCGGCTGGGGAGTCGTCGGGGTCGCGAGACGCGCGTCGCGTCTCGCCGCCCTCTCGGAGGAGACCGGTGCGTCGACGATCGCCTGCGATCTGACCGATCCCGATGCCGTGGCAGCGCTGATCGGAGAACTCGAGGCCTCGGGCCCCGTGCATGCGCTCGTGCAGGTCGCCGGCGGAGCACGCGGCACCGACCGTGTCGAGAACGCCTCCACGGATGACTGGCAGTGGATGTACGACGCGAACGTACTGGCGAGCCAGCGCCTCGTCGCCGGACTCCTGCCGTCGCTCCGTCGCGCCGCGGCTGCGGACGGGCATGCCGACACGGTGTTCGTGACGTCGACCGCCGCTCAGGTCGCCTACGCCGGCGGCGGCGGGTACAACGCCGCCAAGGCCGCGCAGTCGATGCTCGTGCACGCGCTGCGGCTCGAGCTGAACGGCGAGCCGATCCGCGTCGCCGAGATCGCTCCGGGGATGGTGCACACCGAGGAGTTCACGCTCAACCGGCTGGGTGGGGATGCGGTCGCCGCCGAGGCGGTGTACTCGGGCGTCGAAGCTCCTCTGCGCGCGGAGGACGTCGCGGATGTCATCGCCTACGCACTCGATGCCCCGGGCCATGTGAACCTCGATCTCATCACGATGCGCCCCGTCGCGCAGTCCGCGAACCACCTTCTCGCGCGGGGTCCGCTGCGGGTGCGCCCGATCAACTGA
- a CDS encoding uracil-DNA glycosylase: MTARTLAELASDGLIDAEWAEALSPAQEIITALGERLREEQAAGRGYLPAGDHVLRAFQRPMSDVKVLITGQDPYPTPGHPIGLSFAVDREVRPLPRSLGNIYRELDSDLGIPPAPHGDLTAWSEQGVLLLNRVLTVRPGEAGSHRRWGWEQVTELAITALAARDRPLVAILWGKDAASLEPLLGDTPVIASAHPSPLSARRGFFGSRPFSRANEMLEALGSTPVDWRVDGEPPLS, translated from the coding sequence ATGACTGCACGGACGCTCGCCGAACTCGCATCCGACGGTCTGATCGATGCGGAGTGGGCCGAGGCCCTCTCGCCGGCTCAGGAGATCATCACGGCACTGGGTGAGCGTCTCCGCGAGGAGCAGGCTGCGGGGCGCGGCTACCTGCCCGCGGGTGATCACGTGCTCCGTGCGTTCCAGCGTCCGATGTCGGACGTCAAGGTGCTCATCACCGGTCAGGATCCGTACCCCACCCCCGGGCACCCGATCGGACTGTCCTTCGCGGTCGATCGCGAGGTTCGGCCGCTGCCTCGGAGCCTCGGCAACATCTACAGGGAGCTCGACAGCGACCTCGGCATCCCTCCTGCCCCGCACGGCGATCTCACCGCGTGGAGCGAGCAGGGCGTGCTGCTGCTGAACAGGGTGCTCACGGTGCGCCCCGGCGAAGCGGGGTCGCACCGCCGCTGGGGGTGGGAGCAGGTGACCGAGCTCGCGATCACGGCGCTGGCCGCTCGTGATCGGCCGCTCGTGGCGATCCTGTGGGGCAAGGACGCCGCGAGTCTCGAGCCGCTGCTCGGGGACACACCCGTGATCGCATCGGCGCACCCTTCTCCGCTCTCCGCCCGTCGGGGTTTCTTCGGCTCGCGACCGTTCTCGCGGGCGAACGAGATGCTCGAGGCTCTGGGATCGACCCCGGTCGACTGGCGCGTCGACGGCGAGCCCCCTCTAAGCTGA
- a CDS encoding GNAT family N-acetyltransferase: MQFEPGDRRRVLPRHLRPQQEPEVFSYSIRPARAGDLPYVREIYNHFVSNSVVTLDERRSSIPYWREKFALLNRLGLPFLVAVSPTGVVIGYALAQPWAGKNAYKYTVEDSIYLGPGAGGKGLGAALLQALIDACEQLGIREMVAVISDTKADASIRLHAKLGFVEAGRMGRVGHKFGRDLGTVYMRRALRPSRRRRFFSTGSAR; encoded by the coding sequence ATGCAGTTCGAGCCCGGTGATCGCCGCCGTGTGCTGCCGCGCCATCTTCGCCCGCAGCAGGAGCCCGAGGTGTTCTCGTACTCGATCCGCCCCGCGCGCGCCGGAGACCTTCCGTATGTGCGAGAGATCTACAACCACTTCGTGAGCAACTCGGTCGTCACGCTCGATGAGCGGCGCAGCAGCATCCCGTACTGGCGAGAGAAGTTCGCCCTGCTGAACAGGCTCGGTCTGCCGTTCCTCGTCGCGGTCTCACCGACCGGCGTCGTGATCGGCTACGCGCTCGCTCAGCCGTGGGCGGGCAAGAACGCGTACAAGTACACGGTCGAGGACTCGATCTATCTGGGGCCGGGGGCCGGAGGCAAAGGCCTCGGGGCCGCGCTGCTGCAGGCGCTCATCGACGCGTGCGAGCAGCTCGGCATCCGAGAGATGGTCGCCGTGATCAGCGACACCAAGGCGGATGCCTCCATCCGGCTGCACGCGAAGCTCGGCTTCGTCGAGGCCGGGCGCATGGGGCGCGTCGGTCACAAGTTCGGCCGTGACCTCGGCACCGTCTACATGAGACGTGCGCTGCGTCCGAGCCGGCGACGCAGGTTCTTCAGCACCGGCTCGGCGCGCTGA
- a CDS encoding ABC transporter ATP-binding protein, whose translation MSLIEARSLTRDFVIPKRSAFERTRTQTALAPTDLDIVEGSSVGIIGESGSGKSTLIRLLLGLDRPTAGTVTVDGRTVDATESAKSLHWLRRQTGLVFQDPYASLDPRMTAGQIIREPLWALGIDGDHRTRVHAVLDRVGLDAEMADRYPHEFSGGQRQRIALARAIVHGPRILIGDEPLSALDVTVRAQILDLLIELRRTADLTLVLVSHDIGVVQNLCDTVVVMKDGSIVERGSTHDVLLRPTQDYTKALLAAIPVIPVPPE comes from the coding sequence GTGAGCCTGATCGAGGCACGATCACTGACCCGGGACTTCGTGATCCCGAAGCGGTCGGCGTTCGAGCGCACCCGCACCCAGACCGCCCTCGCCCCCACCGATCTCGACATCGTCGAAGGTTCGTCCGTCGGGATCATCGGAGAATCGGGATCGGGCAAGTCCACCCTCATCCGGTTGCTGCTCGGACTCGACCGTCCGACGGCCGGCACGGTCACGGTCGACGGCAGGACGGTGGATGCCACGGAATCGGCGAAGTCCCTGCACTGGCTGCGCCGACAGACCGGTCTCGTCTTCCAGGACCCGTATGCGTCGCTCGATCCACGGATGACCGCGGGACAGATCATCCGCGAGCCGCTCTGGGCCCTCGGCATCGACGGCGATCACCGCACCCGGGTGCACGCAGTGCTCGACAGAGTGGGGCTCGATGCGGAGATGGCCGATCGCTATCCCCACGAGTTCTCCGGCGGCCAGCGGCAGCGCATCGCTCTGGCGAGGGCGATCGTGCACGGGCCGCGCATCCTCATCGGCGACGAACCGCTCTCCGCCCTCGATGTCACGGTGCGCGCGCAGATCCTCGACCTCCTGATCGAGCTGCGACGCACCGCCGATCTGACCCTCGTGCTGGTCTCCCACGACATCGGCGTCGTGCAGAACCTCTGCGACACGGTGGTCGTGATGAAGGACGGGAGCATCGTCGAGCGGGGCTCCACCCACGACGTCCTGCTGCGCCCGACACAGGACTACACGAAGGCGCTGCTGGCGGCGATCCCGGTCATCCCGGTTCCCCCGGAATGA